tccagTAAGTGTTACATTGTTGGGTGcttctttgttttagtttcttcACTGGCTGATATCTAACCATTGTGTAAAAAGAGGTCCTTGGAGTTTAGTCTGAGTTACGCCCCATCTTGTTGCGTTCTATTTAGCATTAGGTATAAGCAGAAGTTCTGGTTCTTAGgaaagaacagaagaagaaagggggCCTGACCTTTAGTTTATTtggatataaaataaaaactatgttCAAGAATCGACAAACGAATAACGAGATGTTAAAAcgtttattgaaaaatattaaatttttaatttgaaagtcatgtttagatttaaaatttaaaatacattcattAAAATCAATCACAGACTAACAAGTCGTCAGCGTCGGTTCCGTCCATATCTACCTGGAAGAAGCAACCAACAGtattaaaaaggtttaaaaaaagcagtttaGAGGATGGGTACAACAGTAGAATGATTTGTCCAATGCAGATAAATCTAGTAGCATCGTCCTAACTGATACATGCATGATGCCAactgataatttaaaaaataaataaatccagaaaacacaaaaatacgTCCATTTGGGTGATTGACACCAAGTCAAGCTGCACTAGACTGCTCATTAAGGCTTCATTTGAGCTTTCTGAAAGTACTGCGATAATATGGCCACAGATCCAGAGGGCAAAATTAATTCCAATTGGGTGAGTGGGGCGGGGGGGAATTTCCCCTCTCATGCCTTAAGCCCCATTTGGTTCTCTTAACTGTAAacaaattttacatttcaactCCACCTTTATCCCCAAAGAGTGCATAATATGTGCAGTGATAGAAAAAGGTGGGTTAACACTTAATGAGTCTTGTGTGTTCATGCAGTTCTCACCTTGGGATTTCCAAGGTCTGCAAAAGTTTCCGTTGGAGACTTCCTGCTGGCTGCTGTGCATATCTGTAGACATATAGAGCGATGATGCAAGAGGGTCTTACGCAATCTAAAAGATTATCTCAACATTAGGGACACACTGTGTGCTTTTTTAGTACTTGGCCATGGAATGACAGgtctttgaataaaaaaaattaaaaaaagattgacacCATTAATCTCTGGGTGCACAACTTCAGCCAATCTCAGGGTAAAAAGGGACATagctacaataaaaaataaaagtctgttgGTATTTCGGGAAAAACACCGACCTATGATGAACACTGGAGGTTGCCACTTTTCATACTATTTGTTGGTATACATTACTGTAACTCAGTCTTCGTTCTTAAACTTTCATTTTTAGAAACAAGCATTAATAAACTGTACATCATAGTCATTCATCTCGAACATTCAGGGATCAGTGTTTATCAAATCAACCTACAGATTGCTTTGTTGGATACAACAGGagtcttttcatattttttttctcctttatgaTGGATTAAATTTCACACTTCGGTGCCCTAACAAAGCCCCTCACATGTCATGTAtagatttatttgtattttgtacctGCTAACAAACAAGGTTCACAAAATGATGATGTATtcagaattaaataaaaaatgtataaccctacataaaaaaaaagaaaaaaaagccacagcCTGATTGGCATCACCCATCCTAACGAGTGATTCTTACCTTGCGATTTCCAAGGTTTGCAATAATTTCCATTGTAGGCTTCCTGTTGGCTGCTGTGCATATCTGTAGTAATATAGAGGGAGGACAATTAAAAGTCCATGATTTGGCTGCTTGGTGTCTTACACTACCATGCTATTTTTTGCcacagtctgtttttctgtgatcTTAATGGTTTGAAGACGGGTAACTTATCAAACCAAAGAGTAGTATAGTATACCATTTAAAAACTTCACATCAACATTATACAAATGCTTAATGAATGCATTCAAATTTCCAAGCTCTTAATTTCTGCCAGGATGGTGGCTTTTAAAACATTGCACTTAAAATATTCCGGACCCTAACCTCTCTTTTCTGATGAGATTTACTTTacacatttcatttgaaaaagaatttagaaaaaaaaaaaaaaaacttttacagtCATGATTTTATGTTGTGCGACTGGTCCCCTAATTATTGTCCTGTAGAACTACAGTGTAGACAAGTACCGTGCTAGCATAATGATTAATCTTTAAATTACAGCATGCAccatttttctttataaaaacaaaaaaaaggccatGCAGGAAATTGAAACCCTGACCTGACGACATTCCTCCAGTGATCATgcctcctcttcttttcttccttctaaCTCCAACTCCTTCAACTCCTTCATGGTTTGCTTTCTTCATATCTATGGAGATaaataactgtttaaaaataataattaaaaaaaatgtcctcaaCAGGCAAAAGAGGGACATGTAAGGGCTGTGCAATTTATAAAATTGTTATTGCAGCTCTAAAGATCCCATAAATAATGTAATGGATAAAAACGCTTATTTTGCaactttacattattattttacttttagggggttcataattgtatttagggGATTGTACCATAATAGAACATGATAAactgtttcttcttttaacTATTATGacactgcacattgctgcagctcctcttttcaccctgtgtgttgagctctccatTTTAGCtagagagtgagacatctcacatctgttccatctttttcgggagtcgcacatgcttaactaggtaaggactactagccagtcagaagcagagtatgaaggCGTGAATCGCTAGCAGCTAGGCTAAGCTATAATCTGTGATGCACATTTCACAGAagtaaatggggggggggggtggactttgtttttttcactttataaacctataacatgcacaagaTATACTGCAATATAGGCAATGGAACatgcataatatgagcactttaaaaggAACACGacagtttgttgaaatagggcttatcacagTCTCTCCGCCCAAatagtcccaagtcaatatTTGCCTAGAAAATCATCTAGTCTTAATAGCTATTTGTACTTCTATACGCATTCAAATGGACCCGtattcctatatcaatgttcattttaactACCCatttgtaattacccaaaacacTTTTGATTCCAAAACGGTCTTTGGTGTGATCttggggcatcttattcaattttatagcatttgtaaaacaaatcaaagttgttttgcaatagtATAGTAATAATTCAAGTCTCATTATcgatcaacatacattcctttcattttagtctaaataattcctaaacatgaggcataatttcctataattGCGGTTAATTGAAGATAAATTCCCaaattgaattttaaaacaaaaagtaaatgaaacattaaaaaagtgacaaacattgaaaaaaggagtgtgtcaaaatgttaaaaaaacttaagatttttttttaaattgataaaatgctttaaaattgttgattttcaaattttgagACAGACCACACGAGGGTTAGGAAGGAAAAGGCCAAACTGTTTACTTTGATGCCATCTGCTCGGTCCCATGCTGCTCTTCATCTCACATACACAGTTGTGTTCCAGTAGTTCAGAACACTGGACGCCACAGTCCACTAAATGTGCCTTTGATGGAGACACGTCGGCCATCTTCTGGGCAGCCGTCTGGACACACAGTTGCTGGTTTTGGACTTCTTTGTTCCTGCAAGCTTCGTCCTCCACGTCCACTCCGTTTTGGCAAATCACCCGACAcctatttgtgtctgtgttttcttcagAGATGGTAAATAAAGTTTTACTCTGCAGGGGAGTTGGGGAAGTTAAGGGGTCCTTTACTAAAGGAACCACGCCCTGGCCTTGCTTTAGTCTTCTCGTTTTAGAGGCATCCATGTCACTGCACTTCTTGGCGGGGATAGAGGGGGCAAGACACTTCACAGACCCAATTTCTCTCTCCGTCTGACTGCTATACACTTGATCGGGAATGATCTCTGTGGTGTCTGCTTGAGGATTTGTCTCACTATCTTCTTGCTCATTGTCAGGGAGCTTTTGGGATTTGGTTTGGGAAAGTACTAGTTCTTCTGTGTAGGGTATGCTACACCTTACAGCTCTCACGGATTCTGCAAGTCTCTCTTCGTGAGCTTTTCTCAGTTTGAAGATCTTGAAAAGGGTTGCACTGTCTATGGAGCTTAAGTTAACCTCAGCATTAGCATTGTTAGTGTAAGCGGCGTCAGCCATCATTGGATCATTTTTGTTCCGAGTTGGACTCTGGGAAGTAGACTTTACATGCTCTTCAGCTTCATAAGATGGCAACTGGTGGTCATTCTGAGGCGGTGTTTCGGACATTGGAACCGAGTCTGTTACTCCAAGCTCCAGCATGGCGTTCTGTAGCAGAGAGTCCTTATTGGGGATAGAGAGGGGCAAAGAGTCCACAGAACAGACAGACCCAttcgtttttttaatttgataggGAGTCGTGTCATGTGGATTTGTCTTGTCAGCATCTTCTTGCTCATTGTCAGGAATTGTTTGGGATTCGTTTTGTGAACGTGGCAGCTCATCTGTGTAGAGTAGCAAACGCCTTACAGGGTCAACCAATCCCACCGGCTCATTTTCTCTTCTGGATTCTGATTTTTGCACTTCATGAGCTTCCTTTAGTTCGAAAAGGGTCGGGCTGTTTTTAGAGCTTAAGCTACCCTTAGCATTATCATTAGCACCGTCAAGAACCAGTGGACCGTTTTCAGTCTGAGTTGGACACTGGTAAAAAGACTTCTCATGCTCTTCAGCCAAATGAGACAGCAGCTGGTTGTCATTCTGAGGCAGTGTTTTGGACATCGGAACAGAATCAGTCACTTCAGGGTCCAACATGCCGTTCTGCCGCAGCCACTCCTTAGAGGGGATAAAGGGGGGCAAAGACTCCACAGACCAAACAGActcattcatttttctctccGTCTGACAGCTATTAATTTGATAGGGAATTATCTCTGTCATGTCTGCATTTGGATTTGTCTCGTCGGCATCTTCTTGCTCATTATCATGAAGCTTTGTGGAATGTAGCAGTTCATCTGCGTATTGTAGGCTACGACGCGTTCCAGAGCCAAGCAATCGCATCGGCTCATTTTCTCTTCTGCATTCAGCATTATGCCCTTTATGAGCATCTATCATTTTGAACATCTTTAAAAGGATTACACTGTCCATGGAGCTTAAGTTACTCTCATCATCATCGGCATATTCACGGTCATCCACCACTGGACCATTTTTCTTCCGAGTTGTACTTTGGTAAAAAGACATCTGCTCTTCATTTTCGTGAGACGGTAGCCAGTGGTCATTCTGAGGTGGCGTTTTGGACACTGGAACAGAGTCAGTTACTTTAGGCTCATGCATGCCGTTCTGCAGTAGCCAGCCCTCAGGAATCAAGGGAGAAAGAGACTCCACAGACCAAACAGACccattcatttttctctccatctgagaaacatttaaagacatttgatAGGGAATGATCTCTGTTGTGTCTCCGTGTGGATTTGTCTCTTCATCTTCTTGCTCATTGTCAGGGAGCTTTTGAGATTCGTTGCGTGAATGTAGCCGTTTCTCTCTCTTGTCAGAGCCGGTGAATTCCACCAACTTGTTTCCTCTTTTGGATTCTGGATTTTGCTCTTCATGAGCTTGTCTCAGTTTAAGGATTGTGAAAGGTGCTGTACTATTCTCAGAGCACAAGTTACCCTTAGCATTATTAGGAGAGTTTGCTGCCACGGGACCATTTTTGTTCTGAGTTGGACACTGGTTCAAAACAGGTTCAAACGCGCTGTTCTGCAGCTGAGAGTCCTTAGTTGGGATATAGCTTGGCAGAGACTTTACATACCAAAGAGACTCATtcacttttctctccatctgaGAACTATTGCAAGACATTTGATCAGGAATGATCTCTGCCGGGTCTGCATGTGGATTTGACTTGTCACCATCTTCTTGCTCATTGTCAGGGAGCTTTCGGGATTCGTTTGAGTGTAGCAGTTCATCCGTGTAGGGTAGACTACACGgtacagcactttgtgattCTGCATTTCGCTCTTCATGGTCATCTCTTAGTTTGAAGACTGTGTAGAGGGTTGAAATGTCCACTGAGCTTAAGCTACCCTCAAGTTTATCATAAGCGCCATCAACAATTGGACCATTTTTGGTCCGAGTTGGACTGTGGTAAAAAGACCTCTCATTGTCTTCTTCAGTTGTGTAAGATGACAGCTGGTGGTGATTCTGAGGTGGTGTTTTGGACATCAGAACAGGGTCAGTTACTTCAGGCTCCAACATGCCGTTCTGCAATAGCCATTCCTTGGTGGCGACAAAGGGGGGCAGAGACTCCACAGACCAAACAGACTCATTCATTTTTCTCGCCGTCTGACAGCTATACATTTGATAGGGAATGATCTCTGTCTGGTCCGGCACTCTTTCTGGTCTCTGTGGATTTGTCTCATCTTCTTGCTCATTGTCAGGGAGCTGTCGGGATTTCTTATGTGAATGTAGCAGTTTATCTGTGTAGCTTAGACTATGCTTTCGAGAGCCATTCAATCCCACCGGTTCATTTTCTCTTCTGTAGTCTGCCTTCCACTCTCCATGAGCTTTTCTCAGTTTGAGGATTTGATAAAGGGTTGCACCATTTTTAGAGCTTAGGTTACGCTCAGCATCATCGTCTGCACTGTCAGCCACCACTGGACCATTTTTGGTCCGAGTCGGACTCTGGTAAA
The Etheostoma cragini isolate CJK2018 chromosome 1, CSU_Ecrag_1.0, whole genome shotgun sequence genome window above contains:
- the LOC117942258 gene encoding uncharacterized protein LOC117942258, with product MAATSAVNISPPAHPGPIAGSLHTNSRGPTYEQQAPGLHSISQDPGASFHPQPPVFVRPFFYVHAPPPPQPPPPPPFLHYQWPMPFPYNPFAAFPGMGYGMAMPPFPPHPYMNAPAHFLHHPHPHVQPLDRRFIHSPVYAPSAPYQNPNRTHRSHLSHTGNVRETVNCEVQTEPIQIGRYGERSPLIDSDSGRATGSNSPSAEVRNNTLPSSASLTSANSPDSMVPVCSTFQQEVVKERHVSVPDILMSWRSGTPQAKILKLADNLPRNDDQLPSYETEGHQKSFYQSPTRTKNGPVVADSADDDAERNLSSKNGATLYQILKLRKAHGEWKADYRRENEPVGLNGSRKHSLSYTDKLLHSHKKSRQLPDNEQEDETNPQRPERVPDQTEIIPYQMYSCQTARKMNESVWSVESLPPFVATKEWLLQNGMLEPEVTDPVLMSKTPPQNHHQLSSYTTEEDNERSFYHSPTRTKNGPIVDGAYDKLEGSLSSVDISTLYTVFKLRDDHEERNAESQSAVPCSLPYTDELLHSNESRKLPDNEQEDGDKSNPHADPAEIIPDQMSCNSSQMERKMNESVWSVESLPPFIPSKEWLRQNGMLDPEVTDSVPMSKTLPQNDNQLLSHLAEEHEKSFYQCPTQTENGPLVLDGANDNAKGSLSSKNSPTLFELKEAHEVQKSESRRENEPVGLVDPVRRLLLYTDELPRSQNESQTIPDNEQEDADKTNPHDTTPYQIKKTNGSVCSVDSLPLSIPNKDSLLQNAMLELGVTDSVPMSETPPQNDHQLPSYEAEEHVKSTSQSPTRNKNDPMMADAAYTNNANAEVNLSSIDSATLFKIFKLRKAHEERLAESVRAVRCSIPYTEELVLSQTKSQKLPDNEQEDSETNPQADTTEIIPDQVYSSQTEREIGSVKCLAPSIPAKKCSDMDASKTRRLKQGQGVVPLVKDPLTSPTPLQSKTLFTISEENTDTNRCRVICQNGVDVEDEACRNKEVQNQQLCVQTAAQKMADVSPSKAHLVDCGVQCSELLEHNCVCEMKSSMGPSRWHQSKQFDMKKANHEGVEGVGVRRKKRRGGMITGGMSSDMHSSQQEAYNGNYCKPWKSQDMHSSQQEVSNGNFCRPWKSQGRYGRNRR